From Chloracidobacterium thermophilum B:
GGGGATCAATCGGGAAAAAGGTCTGCGCCCGAAACCCGCCGACTTCGCCGAGCATGCCCTGGTTGATGAGAAGCCCCATAATTCCTCCCTGCCCTGTCCGTCTTCACACCCGCCCGGACACCACTGCGTTCAGGCGGCTGTATCCCGCTTTTGCACGAGAAACGTGTTTGACAGTTCGCCGTAGCGATAGCCCGTCCAGGCATCCTCCAGCACTTCCAGCACCTGACAACCTGCCTGGGCAATGATCCCGAAAACCCGCCGCTGCGGCAACACGTGCATTTCAACTTCCCCCAGGCGCGCCTTGGCCGTGCGCAGGTAGTCTTTGGCAACGAACGCATAGCCTTCCCGGTAGGTCGTGACCTGAAACAGCGCCACCCCACCAGGCAGCAGCGCCGACAGCAGCCCCTGCAGGATCATCCGAATCACCGGCGGCGGATTGTGCTGCAGGACAATGACGGTGTACACCGCGTGTACTTTGGGAAGGCGGACCACATCCTGTGGGTGTTGTATCTGAGAAAAGGCGATGTTGGTCAGTCCCAGCCCGTCCGTCCACTGCTTGGCCAGCGCCAGATGGGGCGCGGAAATGTCGTAGGCGTAAACCCGGCCGAAATGTTGGGCCAGCGCATGCGTCACCCGCCCGACGCCACAGCCGTACTCCAGCACAGCTTTGTCAGCCACCCCATCGGGAAAACAACCGTTGCGCCGCAAAAGATGGAGAAACTGCTCGGCATTGCCATGACCGGAGGCATAGAACCACTCGCGATTGGCAGCGAGGTTGGTCTGTTTGAATTCTTCGCTCGTCAGCACCGACCAGTGCGGCTCTTCCCGGCCGAGCTTCTGCCAGCTTGCCTGAATG
This genomic window contains:
- a CDS encoding class I SAM-dependent methyltransferase — translated: MMSTDTKPSQPAPPLPSEVTPEAVRWAYRLILGREPLPEDIPAHLHYPDLTSLRQAFFGCREFRERERILCGPSLSGFEPPLVLEDEVNATTLERLLAHIQASWQKLGREEPHWSVLTSEEFKQTNLAANREWFYASGHGNAEQFLHLLRRNGCFPDGVADKAVLEYGCGVGRVTHALAQHFGRVYAYDISAPHLALAKQWTDGLGLTNIAFSQIQHPQDVVRLPKVHAVYTVIVLQHNPPPVIRMILQGLLSALLPGGVALFQVTTYREGYAFVAKDYLRTAKARLGEVEMHVLPQRRVFGIIAQAGCQVLEVLEDAWTGYRYGELSNTFLVQKRDTAA